In a genomic window of Rhopalosiphum maidis isolate BTI-1 chromosome 4, ASM367621v3, whole genome shotgun sequence:
- the LOC113558963 gene encoding ras-specific guanine nucleotide-releasing factor 1-like isoform X4 encodes MLSPKMQRCVRVVDNQLLMLSDRARTDSTLTGNLHKKASDSGRWKNRYFVLYQNILFYYDYESCNKPSGVILLEGSYCSKLDFSSGTSKVTGKIHPENEHCFVISYNHPQMRQYEFRASSDTACKTWVNALKQASFNKLLLQKEELEQRHLHLLQVVESEMTAKWQYAQQVDESASEIKKLRAEVLTLKKELRPLTSYGGSSTGSFDGGTTGSYSRRQSKDSFIFSDPTTFNVQDSIEMRKIKKVQSFFRGWLCRRRWKQIVEQYIKSPHAESMRKRNSLVFRMVEAEEEYVSQLEVLVTCFLRPLRMAASSKKPPCSHEDISSIFLNSETVLFLHQIFYKGLTTRMENWPTLILSDLFDILLPMLTIYQEYVRNHHYSLQVLTECKQNPAFVNLLERLENKPACHARSLENFLIVPMHQIPRYIITLHEILAHTPHDHVERKSLQTACQKLEDLSRQIHDEVSETENLRKNLSIERMIIEGCDILLDVNQIFVRQGTLVQMPIARKKSRIPHFKTEKEAVRQCFLFTNHMIITTRTTSGKLHLAPEVGKISLADCRLIEDPNDKEDDNNNPGELEIPDGNNEADDSAGTSHSSDVENSDCEGLKCSSSPSPSPSPKPQNYDFQLCVDCKSSTPIAVHLYAPSLQEKTAWVSDISQCIENLRFDAMLRNSMSDTSSVTMPNSMRDPKLFKDDKDIKFSKYYNSCRIPRIHHATKEKLISRLVDLRFLSIDFLNTFLLTYRVFTDGVTILEALKKVFYNNEVDAYENIGQPMNNTSLDRSELHNNHHLTTGDRDRRSSVISSNRKNSAASSVSGYGSEVSDRDRSSSVDYCPRGRKYSFRKLEEEERKNKGKVSEEYSSTTSLYQQPSPGRKVSILIEDTGDSCHLAPPSMSKATSSSSNETLTGDNQPTVVATSPCSNNSSSTLVAATSNCEKSINDNKISSFPKVSTPERKIQSPSKGFPIHHGHAIKFGSIISDAAKELVEKFHSEKHFSTPQPRRRSWFNHDCTPTIRKKSIGLCEDDMGGTDENGWLSNLHSASSSRSASLANSSIAQYFSRRKSFACAGDADGCYSGNISQRASMQHDSPPLSSRVGVVITSSRQSKRRSSTSTAAAAFAIATSASSNPRELSPLHDQRCCSVERKRKESVMSTAATMRVLNVLKHWISKHPQDFENETRLKNMTIDFLEDILFSPNLLPAEHKIAGQLLRLLTMDETKKPTVDLNLLLTPSQIPSSENIDTLSALEIAEQMTYIDHQIFIRIQSQEFFGRAWMKDDKNIKAPHIILMTKRFNELSQLVASEIMRKNNVAARVITIEKWAAVADISRCLHNFNGVLQICSAFTNSSVFRLKKTWEKVSKATKLSVQKLQIIVSSDGRFRNLREALHRCDPPCIPYLGMYLSDLSFLEEGTPSLADDGLLNFSKLRMIAHVVQEIRRFQQTPYKIDFHPRVANYLLDTSLLMNEDELYTRSLEIEPRPSRLSITTLSNSPHHGGSNQ; translated from the exons aatATATTGTTCTATTACGACTACGAGAGCTGTAATAAGCCGTCCGGAGTGATACTGTTGGAGGGCAGTTATTGCTCGAAATTAGATTTTTCTAGCGGTACGTCGAAAGTCACTGGGAAAATTCATCCGGAAAATGAG CACTGTTTCGTCATTTCATACAACCATCCTCAAATGCGGCAGTACGAGTTCCGCGCGTCATCAGATACGGCTTGCAAGACTTGGGTGAACGCTTTGAAGCAAGCCAG tttcaataaattgttgttaCAAAAAGAAGAGCTCGAACAACGGCACTTGCATTTACTACAGGTCGTCGAAAGCGAAATGACTGCAAAATGGCAATACGCCCAACAGGTCGATGAATCGGCCTCAGAAATCAAAAAACTACGCGCAgaa gtgTTAACATTAAAGAAGGAGCTGCGACCGTTAACATCGTACGGCGGGTCAAGTACCGGGTCGTTCGACGGTGGAACGACGGGCTCGTATTCGCGAAGGCAATCCAAAGACAGCTTTATATTCTCGGACCCGACCACTTTCAACGTCCAGGACTCGATCGAAATGCGCAAGATCAAGAAAGTGCAGAGTTTCTTTAGGGGATGGCTGTGCAGAAGACGGTGGAAACAAATCGTCGAACAGTACATCAAAAGTCCTCATGCCGAGAGTATGCGCAAAAGAAACAG CCTGGTTTTTCGTATGGTCGAAGCCGAAGAAGAGTACGTGAGTCAACTGGAGGTGTTGGTCACGTGTTTCCTGCGCCCTTTACGGATGGCGGCCAGCTCAAAAAAGCCGCCGTGCTCTCACGAAGACATAAGTTCGATATTCCTGAACAGCGAAACAGTGCTGTTCCTCCACCAGATATTCTACAAAGGGCTAACGACCAGAATGGAAAATTGGCCCACTCTAATCCTAA GTGATCTCTTTGACATACTACTGCCTATGTTGACAATCTACCAGGAATATGTAAGAAACCATCATTACAGTTTGCAAGTGTTAACCGAATGCAAACAAAACCCGGCGTTTGTTAACCTTTTGGAACGGCTGGAAAACAAACCAGCATGTCATGCACGATCATTAGAAAACTTTCTAATAGTACCAATGCATCAG ATTCCTAGATACATAATAACTCTTCATGAAATATTAGCACATACACCTCACGACCACGTGGAAAGAAAAAGTTTACAAACAGCATGTCAAAAACTGGAAGACTTAAGCCGACAAATTCATGACGAAGTTAGCGAAACTGAAAATTTACGAAAAAACCTTTCCATCGAACGAATGATTATAGAAGGCTGTGATATTTTACTGGACGTCAATCAGATATTTGTCAGACAGGGTACTCTGGTACAAATGCCAATAGCAAGAAAAAAGAGCAGAATACCCCATTTCAAAACTGAAAAAGAAGCAGTAAGACAATGCTTTCTATTTACAAACCATATGATAATCACAACTAG aactaCTAGTGGAAAATTACATTTGGCTCCCGAAGTCGGAAAAATATCTTTAGCAGACTGTCGTTTAATAGAGGACCCTAATGATAAAGaggacgataataataatccagGAGAATTGGAAATTCCAGATGGAAACAACGaag ctGACGATTCAGCGGGTACCAGCCATTCAAGTGATGTTGAAAATAGCGACTGTGAAGGCTTAAAATGTTCATCTAGCCCAAGTCCTAGTCCTAGTCCAAAACcacaaaattatgattttcaacTTTGTGTTGATTGCAAATCGTCTACGCCGATCGCAGTTCATTTGTATGCGCCATCTTTACAAGAAAAAACCGCGTGGGTCAGTGATATTAGTCAA tgTATTGAAAACTTAAGATTTGACGCGATGCTTCGAAATTCAATGTCAGATACTTCTTCTGTAACAATGCCGAATTCAATGCGTGATCCAAAACTTTTTAAAGATGACAAGGATATcaaatttagtaaatactaCAATTCCTGTAGG ATTCCACGTATTCACCATGCCACAAAAGAAAAACTTATATCTAGACTCGTTGATTTGCgatttttatcaatagatTTTCTAAATACATTCCTTCTTACGTATAGAGTTTTTACTGATGGAGTTACTATTTTGGAAGCGTTAAAAAaggtgttttataataacgaaGTTGACGCTTATGAAAATATTGGTCAACCTATGAACAACAC ATCATTAGATCGAAGCGAATTGCATAACAATCATCACCTCACCACAGGAGATAGAGATAGAAGATCTAGTGTTATTTCATCAAATCGAAAGAATAGTGCCGCCAGTTCTGTATCCG gtTACGGATCAGAAGTCAGTGATCGAGATAGAAGTTCCAGTGTGGATTATTGTCCGAGAGGAAGAAAATACAGTTTtcgaaaat tggaagaagaagaaagaaaaaataaaggaaAAGTGTCGGAAGAATACAGTTCAACGACTAGTTTATACCAGCAACCTTCACCGGGACGAAAAGTCAGTATACTAATTGAAGACACAGGTGACAGTTGTCATTTAGCCCCTCCTTCTATGAGTAAAGCAACTTCATCATCTAGTAATGAGACTCTGACTGGAG ataaccaACCAACAGTAGTTGCAACATCTCCATGTAGCAATAATAGTAGTTCAACCTTAGTAGCTGCGACTTCTAACTgtgaaaaaagtattaatgacaataaaatCAGTAGTTTTCCAAAAGTATCTACACCAGAACGTAAAATACAATCGCCTTCAAAAGGTTTCCCCATTCACCATGGACATGCGATCAAATTTGGTTCCATAATATCAGATGCAGCCAAAGAACTTGtagaaaa ATTCCATTCAGAAAAGCATTTTTCCACTCCACAACCACGTAGAAGAAGTTGGTTCAATCATGATTGTACTCCAACTATAAGGAAAAAGAGTATTGGACTTTGTGAGGACGATATGGGCGGCACCGATGAAAACGGGTGGCTCAGTAACTTACATAGTGCATCATCGTCAAGATCAGCTTCACTAGCAAATTCCAGCATTGCACAG TATTTCTCTAGAAGAAAATCATTTGCATGCGCTGGAGATGCTGATGGCTGTTACAGTGGAAATATATCACAGAGAGCTAGCATGCAACACGATAGCCCTCCACTATCTAGTCGAGTTGGTGTCGTAATAACGTCATCGAGACAATCAAAAAGAAG GAGCAGCACGTCTACTGCTGCTGCAGCGTTTGCTATTGCAACGTCAGCTTCAAGTAATCCTCGAGAACTCTCTCCATTGCATGATCAAAGATGTTGTTCAGTAGAACGAAAAAGAAAAGAGTCTGTAATGTCCACAGCAGCTACGATGCGGGTGTTAAATGTCTTAAAACATTGGATATCAAAACACCCACAA GATTTCGAAAATGAAACACGCCTTAAGAACATGACTATAGACTTTTTGGAAGATATACTCTTCAGTCCTAATCTTTTACCAGCTGAGCACAAAATAGCTGGACAATTACTTAGATTACTCACAATGGACGAAACAAAAAAACCTACTGTTGATCTAAACTTGTTATTGACTCCGTCTCag ATTCCtagttctgaaaatattgacacaTTATCTGCACTAGAAATTGCTGAACAAATGACTTATATTGaccatcaaatatttataagaatccAAAGCCA GGAATTTTTCGGTCGTGCTTGGATGAAAGAcgacaaaaatatcaaagcgcctcacattattttaatgaccaAGAGATTCAACGAGTTGTCGCAGCTGGTCGCTTCGGAAATAATGCGTAAGAACAATGTGGCCGCGAGAGTGATAACAATAGAAAAGTGGGCCGCAGTAGCTGACATATCCAGATGTTTGCATAATTTTAACGGAGTCCTTCAAATATGTTCTGCTTTTACTAATAGTTCAGTGTTCAGGTTGAAGAAAACGTGGGAGAAAGTTTCAAAAGCT acaAAATTGTCAGTACAAAAACTTCAGATAATTGTCTCATCAGACGGAAGATTCAGAAACCTTCGTGAAGCTTTGCACAGATGCGATCCACCGTGTATTCCGTATTTAGGAATGTACCTAAGTGATCTGTCGTTTTTAGAAGAAGGGACACCAAGTTTGGCAGACGACGGTTTActaaacttttcaaaattacgTATG ATCGCTCACGTAGTACAGGAAATCCGCCGGTTTCAGCAGACCCCGTACAAGATCGATTTCCACCCTAGGGTTGCTAACTATCTATTGGACACGTCGCTACTGATGAACGAGGACGAGCTGTACACCAGGTCTCTGGAGATCGAACCCCGGCCGTCTCGGCTCAGCATCACGACGCTGTCGAACTCGCCACATCACGGCGGCAGCAACCAATGA
- the LOC113558963 gene encoding ras-specific guanine nucleotide-releasing factor 2-like isoform X3 yields the protein MLSPKMQRCVRVVDNQLLMLSDRARTDSTLTGNLHKKASDSGRWKNRYFVLYQNILFYYDYESCNKPSGVILLEGSYCSKLDFSSGTSKVTGKIHPENEHCFVISYNHPQMRQYEFRASSDTACKTWVNALKQASFNKLLLQKEELEQRHLHLLQVVESEMTAKWQYAQQVDESASEIKKLRAEKELRPLTSYGGSSTGSFDGGTTGSYSRRQSKDSFIFSDPTTFNVQDSIEMRKIKKVQSFFRGWLCRRRWKQIVEQYIKSPHAESMRKRNSLVFRMVEAEEEYVSQLEVLVTCFLRPLRMAASSKKPPCSHEDISSIFLNSETVLFLHQIFYKGLTTRMENWPTLILSDLFDILLPMLTIYQEYVRNHHYSLQVLTECKQNPAFVNLLERLENKPACHARSLENFLIVPMHQIPRYIITLHEILAHTPHDHVERKSLQTACQKLEDLSRQIHDEVSETENLRKNLSIERMIIEGCDILLDVNQIFVRQGTLVQMPIARKKSRIPHFKTEKEAVRQCFLFTNHMIITTRTTSGKLHLAPEVGKISLADCRLIEDPNDKEDDNNNPGELEIPDGNNEADDSAGTSHSSDVENSDCEGLKCSSSPSPSPSPKPQNYDFQLCVDCKSSTPIAVHLYAPSLQEKTAWVSDISQCIENLRFDAMLRNSMSDTSSVTMPNSMRDPKLFKDDKDIKFSKYYNSCRIPRIHHATKEKLISRLVDLRFLSIDFLNTFLLTYRVFTDGVTILEALKKVFYNNEVDAYENIGQPMNNTSLDRSELHNNHHLTTGDRDRRSSVISSNRKNSAASSVSGYGSEVSDRDRSSSVDYCPRGRKYSFRKLEEEERKNKGKVSEEYSSTTSLYQQPSPGRKVSILIEDTGDSCHLAPPSMSKATSSSSNETLTGDNQPTVVATSPCSNNSSSTLVAATSNCEKSINDNKISSFPKVSTPERKIQSPSKGFPIHHGHAIKFGSIISDAAKELVEKFHSEKHFSTPQPRRRSWFNHDCTPTIRKKSIGLCEDDMGGTDENGWLSNLHSASSSRSASLANSSIAQYFSRRKSFACAGDADGCYSGNISQRASMQHDSPPLSSRVGVVITSSRQSKRRTGRPEFWSSTSTAAAAFAIATSASSNPRELSPLHDQRCCSVERKRKESVMSTAATMRVLNVLKHWISKHPQDFENETRLKNMTIDFLEDILFSPNLLPAEHKIAGQLLRLLTMDETKKPTVDLNLLLTPSQIPSSENIDTLSALEIAEQMTYIDHQIFIRIQSQEFFGRAWMKDDKNIKAPHIILMTKRFNELSQLVASEIMRKNNVAARVITIEKWAAVADISRCLHNFNGVLQICSAFTNSSVFRLKKTWEKVSKATKLSVQKLQIIVSSDGRFRNLREALHRCDPPCIPYLGMYLSDLSFLEEGTPSLADDGLLNFSKLRMIAHVVQEIRRFQQTPYKIDFHPRVANYLLDTSLLMNEDELYTRSLEIEPRPSRLSITTLSNSPHHGGSNQ from the exons aatATATTGTTCTATTACGACTACGAGAGCTGTAATAAGCCGTCCGGAGTGATACTGTTGGAGGGCAGTTATTGCTCGAAATTAGATTTTTCTAGCGGTACGTCGAAAGTCACTGGGAAAATTCATCCGGAAAATGAG CACTGTTTCGTCATTTCATACAACCATCCTCAAATGCGGCAGTACGAGTTCCGCGCGTCATCAGATACGGCTTGCAAGACTTGGGTGAACGCTTTGAAGCAAGCCAG tttcaataaattgttgttaCAAAAAGAAGAGCTCGAACAACGGCACTTGCATTTACTACAGGTCGTCGAAAGCGAAATGACTGCAAAATGGCAATACGCCCAACAGGTCGATGAATCGGCCTCAGAAATCAAAAAACTACGCGCAgaa AAGGAGCTGCGACCGTTAACATCGTACGGCGGGTCAAGTACCGGGTCGTTCGACGGTGGAACGACGGGCTCGTATTCGCGAAGGCAATCCAAAGACAGCTTTATATTCTCGGACCCGACCACTTTCAACGTCCAGGACTCGATCGAAATGCGCAAGATCAAGAAAGTGCAGAGTTTCTTTAGGGGATGGCTGTGCAGAAGACGGTGGAAACAAATCGTCGAACAGTACATCAAAAGTCCTCATGCCGAGAGTATGCGCAAAAGAAACAG CCTGGTTTTTCGTATGGTCGAAGCCGAAGAAGAGTACGTGAGTCAACTGGAGGTGTTGGTCACGTGTTTCCTGCGCCCTTTACGGATGGCGGCCAGCTCAAAAAAGCCGCCGTGCTCTCACGAAGACATAAGTTCGATATTCCTGAACAGCGAAACAGTGCTGTTCCTCCACCAGATATTCTACAAAGGGCTAACGACCAGAATGGAAAATTGGCCCACTCTAATCCTAA GTGATCTCTTTGACATACTACTGCCTATGTTGACAATCTACCAGGAATATGTAAGAAACCATCATTACAGTTTGCAAGTGTTAACCGAATGCAAACAAAACCCGGCGTTTGTTAACCTTTTGGAACGGCTGGAAAACAAACCAGCATGTCATGCACGATCATTAGAAAACTTTCTAATAGTACCAATGCATCAG ATTCCTAGATACATAATAACTCTTCATGAAATATTAGCACATACACCTCACGACCACGTGGAAAGAAAAAGTTTACAAACAGCATGTCAAAAACTGGAAGACTTAAGCCGACAAATTCATGACGAAGTTAGCGAAACTGAAAATTTACGAAAAAACCTTTCCATCGAACGAATGATTATAGAAGGCTGTGATATTTTACTGGACGTCAATCAGATATTTGTCAGACAGGGTACTCTGGTACAAATGCCAATAGCAAGAAAAAAGAGCAGAATACCCCATTTCAAAACTGAAAAAGAAGCAGTAAGACAATGCTTTCTATTTACAAACCATATGATAATCACAACTAG aactaCTAGTGGAAAATTACATTTGGCTCCCGAAGTCGGAAAAATATCTTTAGCAGACTGTCGTTTAATAGAGGACCCTAATGATAAAGaggacgataataataatccagGAGAATTGGAAATTCCAGATGGAAACAACGaag ctGACGATTCAGCGGGTACCAGCCATTCAAGTGATGTTGAAAATAGCGACTGTGAAGGCTTAAAATGTTCATCTAGCCCAAGTCCTAGTCCTAGTCCAAAACcacaaaattatgattttcaacTTTGTGTTGATTGCAAATCGTCTACGCCGATCGCAGTTCATTTGTATGCGCCATCTTTACAAGAAAAAACCGCGTGGGTCAGTGATATTAGTCAA tgTATTGAAAACTTAAGATTTGACGCGATGCTTCGAAATTCAATGTCAGATACTTCTTCTGTAACAATGCCGAATTCAATGCGTGATCCAAAACTTTTTAAAGATGACAAGGATATcaaatttagtaaatactaCAATTCCTGTAGG ATTCCACGTATTCACCATGCCACAAAAGAAAAACTTATATCTAGACTCGTTGATTTGCgatttttatcaatagatTTTCTAAATACATTCCTTCTTACGTATAGAGTTTTTACTGATGGAGTTACTATTTTGGAAGCGTTAAAAAaggtgttttataataacgaaGTTGACGCTTATGAAAATATTGGTCAACCTATGAACAACAC ATCATTAGATCGAAGCGAATTGCATAACAATCATCACCTCACCACAGGAGATAGAGATAGAAGATCTAGTGTTATTTCATCAAATCGAAAGAATAGTGCCGCCAGTTCTGTATCCG gtTACGGATCAGAAGTCAGTGATCGAGATAGAAGTTCCAGTGTGGATTATTGTCCGAGAGGAAGAAAATACAGTTTtcgaaaat tggaagaagaagaaagaaaaaataaaggaaAAGTGTCGGAAGAATACAGTTCAACGACTAGTTTATACCAGCAACCTTCACCGGGACGAAAAGTCAGTATACTAATTGAAGACACAGGTGACAGTTGTCATTTAGCCCCTCCTTCTATGAGTAAAGCAACTTCATCATCTAGTAATGAGACTCTGACTGGAG ataaccaACCAACAGTAGTTGCAACATCTCCATGTAGCAATAATAGTAGTTCAACCTTAGTAGCTGCGACTTCTAACTgtgaaaaaagtattaatgacaataaaatCAGTAGTTTTCCAAAAGTATCTACACCAGAACGTAAAATACAATCGCCTTCAAAAGGTTTCCCCATTCACCATGGACATGCGATCAAATTTGGTTCCATAATATCAGATGCAGCCAAAGAACTTGtagaaaa ATTCCATTCAGAAAAGCATTTTTCCACTCCACAACCACGTAGAAGAAGTTGGTTCAATCATGATTGTACTCCAACTATAAGGAAAAAGAGTATTGGACTTTGTGAGGACGATATGGGCGGCACCGATGAAAACGGGTGGCTCAGTAACTTACATAGTGCATCATCGTCAAGATCAGCTTCACTAGCAAATTCCAGCATTGCACAG TATTTCTCTAGAAGAAAATCATTTGCATGCGCTGGAGATGCTGATGGCTGTTACAGTGGAAATATATCACAGAGAGCTAGCATGCAACACGATAGCCCTCCACTATCTAGTCGAGTTGGTGTCGTAATAACGTCATCGAGACAATCAAAAAGAAG AACTGGAAGGCCGGAGTTTTG GAGCAGCACGTCTACTGCTGCTGCAGCGTTTGCTATTGCAACGTCAGCTTCAAGTAATCCTCGAGAACTCTCTCCATTGCATGATCAAAGATGTTGTTCAGTAGAACGAAAAAGAAAAGAGTCTGTAATGTCCACAGCAGCTACGATGCGGGTGTTAAATGTCTTAAAACATTGGATATCAAAACACCCACAA GATTTCGAAAATGAAACACGCCTTAAGAACATGACTATAGACTTTTTGGAAGATATACTCTTCAGTCCTAATCTTTTACCAGCTGAGCACAAAATAGCTGGACAATTACTTAGATTACTCACAATGGACGAAACAAAAAAACCTACTGTTGATCTAAACTTGTTATTGACTCCGTCTCag ATTCCtagttctgaaaatattgacacaTTATCTGCACTAGAAATTGCTGAACAAATGACTTATATTGaccatcaaatatttataagaatccAAAGCCA GGAATTTTTCGGTCGTGCTTGGATGAAAGAcgacaaaaatatcaaagcgcctcacattattttaatgaccaAGAGATTCAACGAGTTGTCGCAGCTGGTCGCTTCGGAAATAATGCGTAAGAACAATGTGGCCGCGAGAGTGATAACAATAGAAAAGTGGGCCGCAGTAGCTGACATATCCAGATGTTTGCATAATTTTAACGGAGTCCTTCAAATATGTTCTGCTTTTACTAATAGTTCAGTGTTCAGGTTGAAGAAAACGTGGGAGAAAGTTTCAAAAGCT acaAAATTGTCAGTACAAAAACTTCAGATAATTGTCTCATCAGACGGAAGATTCAGAAACCTTCGTGAAGCTTTGCACAGATGCGATCCACCGTGTATTCCGTATTTAGGAATGTACCTAAGTGATCTGTCGTTTTTAGAAGAAGGGACACCAAGTTTGGCAGACGACGGTTTActaaacttttcaaaattacgTATG ATCGCTCACGTAGTACAGGAAATCCGCCGGTTTCAGCAGACCCCGTACAAGATCGATTTCCACCCTAGGGTTGCTAACTATCTATTGGACACGTCGCTACTGATGAACGAGGACGAGCTGTACACCAGGTCTCTGGAGATCGAACCCCGGCCGTCTCGGCTCAGCATCACGACGCTGTCGAACTCGCCACATCACGGCGGCAGCAACCAATGA